A region of the Pricia mediterranea genome:
GGCAATACTGCGCAAAGGCCGTTCGGATTTCCGTGCTGCGGAATATTTCTTTTGGGAAGCCTCTTTATTTAAAATCAAATGGTCTAAAATCATTGGTCGATTAAATCTAATTACCCCATCAACTTAATAGAGTAAACAAAAATAGGAGTAAATTATTGGTATGGGCAAAGCTTTATTCCCAAAAATTACAATTAACCTATAGATTTAGTAGATTGATAAAATAATGGGGGATTAATTAAGGAATGTTCAATTGAGACGGGGGACTTTGACTTCGGGCGCAACCTTGACGCGGGAAGATGAGTGACGGGTTGAATAAAGCTTTTAAATAATCAAATCCGCCAAGGTATTGTTCCGATAAACTTCCAGATTGGCGTCCCTCACTTTGAGCATCAATTTGTTGACGGAACAGGAAGCTTCATCGGGACAGTCATCGCACTTTTCGTAAAAATTCAGGCTTACGCACGGCACCATGGCAATCGGACCTTCAAGGATGCGCATGACGTCGGTCATCAATATCTCCTCTGGGTCCTTTATAAGATAGTATCCTCCACCCTTTCCTTTCTTTGATCCCAGAAATCCGGTTTTCCGGAGAGTCAGCAGAATACTTTCCAGAAATTTTTGTGAGATATTCTCATTCTCTGCGATTTCGGCAATTTGAACTGGATTTTTATCCTTTTGGGTAGCCAAATAAGTCAAAGCTTTAAGGCCGTATTTCGTCTTTTTGGAGAGCATTACGCGAAGATAGGGAAAAAGAGACTACCCCAATGCCTGTTCGATATCTCGGATAATGTCATCCACATGTTCGAGCCCGACCGAAACGCGGACCATACCGTCGGTGATTCCGGTTTCCGATCGTTCTTCGGTCGTTAGCTTGCTGTGGGTGGTCGATGCGGGGTGGGTGACGATACTACGGGTATCGCCTAGGTTGGCAGAAAGGGACAACATCTGAATGGAATCGAAGAACTTTTGTCCGGCTGCCAGTCCGCCTTTGACCTCGAAAGCGACAACACAGCCACCGGCTTTCATTTGTTTTTTGGCGATTTCGTATTGGGGATGGGATTTTAGGAAAGGGTACTTTACCCAATTTACCTTAGCGTGTCCTTCAAGATATTCCGCCAATTTTAATGCGTTTTCGCAATGTCTGTCCACACGAACCGACAAGGTTTCCAGGCTTTTGGAAAGTACCCAAGCGTTAAAAGGGGAAAGCGACGGGCCGGTAATTCTTGAGAACCGATATATCTTATCTATCAGTTCACTGCTGCCTACCGTAATACCGGCCAGCACCCTACCCTGGCCGTCCATCAATTTGGTACCGGAATGGATGACCAGATCTGCTCCGGATTTTATCGGTTGTTGTAAGTAGGGGGACGCAAAGCAATTGTCAACAATAAATGTCAAATTATGTTTTTTGGCGATGTCGGCCAAAGCTTCCATATCCAGTACATCGACTCCGGGGTTGGTAGGTGTTTCGGCATAGAGAATTTTGGTGTTCGGTCGGATGAGCTGCGATATCTTTTCAACCTCGTCTACCTTGAAATAGGAATGTTCGATATTCCATTTTGGCAAAAAGTTCGTGAATAGCGAATGGGTAGATCCGAAAACGCTACGGGCCGAAACGATATGGTC
Encoded here:
- a CDS encoding RrF2 family transcriptional regulator; its protein translation is MLSKKTKYGLKALTYLATQKDKNPVQIAEIAENENISQKFLESILLTLRKTGFLGSKKGKGGGYYLIKDPEEILMTDVMRILEGPIAMVPCVSLNFYEKCDDCPDEASCSVNKLMLKVRDANLEVYRNNTLADLII
- a CDS encoding trans-sulfuration enzyme family protein, with translation MGNEKNKFETNAIRTQLNRTENLEHSVPLYLTSSFVFEDAEDMRASFAEEKQRNVYSRYSNPNSSEFIEKVCQMEGAEAGYAFASGMSAVFSTFAALLDSGDHIVSARSVFGSTHSLFTNFLPKWNIEHSYFKVDEVEKISQLIRPNTKILYAETPTNPGVDVLDMEALADIAKKHNLTFIVDNCFASPYLQQPIKSGADLVIHSGTKLMDGQGRVLAGITVGSSELIDKIYRFSRITGPSLSPFNAWVLSKSLETLSVRVDRHCENALKLAEYLEGHAKVNWVKYPFLKSHPQYEIAKKQMKAGGCVVAFEVKGGLAAGQKFFDSIQMLSLSANLGDTRSIVTHPASTTHSKLTTEERSETGITDGMVRVSVGLEHVDDIIRDIEQALG